The following are from one region of the Streptomyces rubrogriseus genome:
- a CDS encoding SDR family oxidoreductase — protein sequence MTVLDGARERWVRTGGVELCVAELGDPRRPTVVLVHGYPDSKEVWSKVAARLADAFHVVLYDVRGHGRSSAPSPLRGGFTLEKLTDDFLAVADAVSPDRPVHLVGHDWGSVQSWEFVTVKRTEGRIASFTSMSGPSLDHFGHWINKRLRRPTPRRVGQLLGQGAKSWYVYLLHTPVLPELAWRGPLGKRWPGILERVEKVPGGDYPTSSLPSDAAHGAWLYRDNVRPRLRRPREDAYAHAPVQLITPLGDAFLSERLYDGLELWAPRLTRRTLPAKHWVPRTRPDRLADWITEFVTATEDGRSETAANGKYADRFGGQLVLVTGAGSGIGRATAFAFAEAGARVVAVDRDAGAAARTAELSRLIGARDAWAETVDVSDEQAMEKLAARVAAEYGVVDVLVNNAGIGLSGSFFDTTPEDWKKVLDVNLWGVIHGCRLFGRQMAERGQGGHIVNTASAAAFQPSRALPAYGTSKAAVLMLSECLRAELADRGIGVTAICPGLVNTNITSTAHFAGVDAEEEKRRQRRTARLYGARNYPPEKVADAVLEAVVRNRAVVPVTPEARGAHLMSRFAPRMLRRLARVKPPV from the coding sequence ATGACGGTGCTGGACGGTGCGCGGGAGCGCTGGGTGCGCACGGGCGGGGTCGAGCTGTGCGTGGCGGAGCTGGGCGATCCGCGGCGGCCCACGGTCGTCCTGGTGCACGGCTACCCGGACAGCAAGGAGGTCTGGTCCAAGGTCGCCGCCCGCCTGGCCGACGCCTTCCACGTGGTCCTCTACGACGTCCGCGGCCACGGCCGGTCGAGCGCGCCGAGCCCGCTGCGGGGCGGCTTCACGCTGGAGAAGCTGACGGACGACTTCCTGGCGGTGGCCGACGCGGTCAGCCCGGACCGCCCGGTGCACCTGGTGGGCCACGACTGGGGGTCGGTGCAGTCCTGGGAGTTCGTCACGGTCAAACGCACCGAGGGGCGCATCGCCTCCTTCACCTCGATGTCCGGGCCCTCCCTCGACCACTTCGGGCACTGGATCAACAAACGCCTCAGGCGTCCCACCCCGCGCCGGGTCGGACAGCTTCTCGGCCAGGGCGCCAAGTCCTGGTACGTCTACCTGCTGCACACCCCCGTGCTCCCGGAGCTGGCCTGGCGCGGCCCTCTCGGCAAGCGCTGGCCGGGCATCCTGGAGCGCGTCGAGAAGGTGCCCGGCGGCGACTACCCGACCTCCTCCCTGCCGTCGGACGCCGCGCACGGGGCATGGCTGTACCGGGACAACGTCCGGCCCCGGCTGCGCAGGCCGCGCGAGGACGCCTACGCGCACGCGCCCGTGCAGCTCATCACGCCCCTCGGCGACGCGTTCCTGTCGGAGCGGCTCTACGACGGCCTCGAGCTGTGGGCACCGCGGCTCACCCGGCGCACGCTGCCCGCGAAGCACTGGGTGCCGCGCACCCGGCCGGACCGGCTGGCGGACTGGATCACGGAGTTCGTCACCGCCACCGAGGACGGCCGGTCCGAGACGGCGGCGAACGGGAAGTACGCGGACCGCTTCGGCGGGCAGCTGGTCCTGGTCACCGGTGCGGGCAGCGGCATCGGGCGGGCGACGGCGTTCGCGTTCGCCGAGGCCGGAGCGCGCGTGGTGGCCGTCGACCGGGACGCCGGGGCCGCCGCCCGGACCGCGGAGCTGTCCCGGCTGATCGGTGCTCGGGACGCCTGGGCGGAGACCGTCGACGTCTCCGACGAGCAGGCCATGGAGAAGCTGGCGGCCAGGGTCGCCGCCGAGTACGGCGTGGTGGACGTGCTCGTGAACAACGCCGGGATCGGCCTGTCGGGCTCCTTCTTCGACACCACGCCGGAGGACTGGAAGAAGGTCCTCGACGTCAACCTGTGGGGCGTGATCCACGGCTGCCGTCTGTTCGGCCGGCAGATGGCCGAGCGCGGGCAGGGCGGCCACATCGTCAACACCGCGTCGGCGGCGGCCTTCCAGCCCTCCAGGGCACTGCCCGCCTACGGCACCTCGAAGGCGGCCGTGCTGATGCTGAGCGAGTGCCTGCGCGCCGAGCTGGCCGACCGGGGCATCGGCGTCACGGCGATCTGCCCCGGCCTGGTCAACACCAACATCACGTCCACCGCGCACTTCGCGGGCGTGGACGCCGAGGAGGAGAAGCGCCGGCAGCGGCGCACCGCCCGGCTGTACGGGGCGCGCAACTACCCGCCGGAGAAGGTGGCGGACGCCGTGCTGGAGGCGGTCGTGCGCAACAGGGCGGTGGTCCCGGTGACGCCTGAGGCGCGCGGCGCCCACCTCATGTCCCGGTTCGCACCCCGGATGCTGCGGCGCCTCGCCCGGGTGAAGCCGCCGGTGTAG
- a CDS encoding RNA 2'-phosphotransferase, producing MQQERTVKVSKYLSKHLRHQPERIGLTLDEGGWVEIDALVAAAAAHGFPFTRQELDHVVATNDKRRFAVEGTRIRASQGHSVEVDLRLPVATPPPYLYHGTVARHLEAIRAEGLRPMNRHDVHLSPDRETATRVGARRGRPVVLPVDAAAMHRDGHVFHVSANGVWLTQHVPSRYLRFPAPH from the coding sequence ATGCAACAAGAACGCACGGTGAAGGTGTCCAAGTACCTGTCGAAGCACCTGCGCCACCAGCCGGAGCGGATCGGGCTCACGCTCGACGAGGGCGGCTGGGTCGAGATCGACGCACTCGTCGCAGCGGCGGCGGCGCACGGCTTCCCCTTCACCCGCCAAGAGCTCGACCACGTGGTCGCCACCAACGACAAGCGGCGCTTCGCGGTGGAGGGCACCCGCATCAGGGCCAGCCAGGGCCACAGCGTCGAGGTGGATCTGCGGCTGCCCGTGGCCACCCCGCCGCCGTACCTCTACCACGGGACCGTGGCCCGGCATCTGGAGGCCATTCGGGCCGAGGGTCTGCGGCCGATGAACCGGCACGACGTCCACCTCTCGCCGGACCGCGAGACCGCGACCCGGGTCGGGGCCCGCCGCGGCCGACCGGTCGTCCTCCCGGTGGACGCCGCCGCCATGCACCGCGACGGACACGTCTTCCACGTCAGCGCGAACGGGGTCTGGCTGACGCAGCACGTGCCGTCCCGCTATCTGCGCTTTCCCGCTCCGCACTGA
- a CDS encoding LLM class flavin-dependent oxidoreductase produces MSLRLSTVILPYRRWHEGGRSTWTRAEQLGFHTAYTYDHLSWRSFRDGPWFGAVPTLTAAAAVTERLRLGTLVTSPNFRHPVTLAKELISLDDISGGRITLGIGAGGTGFDATALGQEPWTPRERADRFGEFLPLLDRLLTEDAVSYEGDFYSAHEARNIPGCVQRPRLPFAVAATGPRGLALAARHGQAWVTTGDPKLFENGTPQQSDRALRQQGDRLADACAAIGREVGELDRVLLTGFTPERSRPLESVDAFVDFAGRHRDLGFTELVVHWPIPDSDFAADEKVFERIAMEALAQLKE; encoded by the coding sequence ATGAGTCTGCGCCTGAGCACCGTGATCCTTCCGTACCGCCGCTGGCACGAGGGCGGCCGTTCGACGTGGACGCGCGCCGAGCAGCTCGGCTTCCACACCGCCTACACCTACGACCACCTCTCCTGGCGCAGCTTCCGGGACGGCCCGTGGTTCGGTGCCGTGCCGACCCTCACCGCCGCCGCGGCCGTCACCGAGCGGCTGCGTCTGGGCACGCTGGTCACCTCGCCGAACTTCCGGCATCCGGTGACGCTCGCCAAGGAACTGATCTCCCTCGACGACATCTCCGGCGGGCGGATCACCCTCGGCATAGGGGCGGGCGGCACCGGCTTCGACGCCACGGCGCTGGGCCAGGAGCCGTGGACGCCGCGCGAGCGGGCGGACCGGTTCGGCGAGTTCCTGCCGCTGCTCGACCGGCTACTGACCGAGGACGCCGTGTCGTACGAGGGCGACTTCTACTCGGCGCACGAGGCCCGCAACATCCCGGGGTGCGTACAGCGGCCCCGGCTGCCCTTCGCGGTCGCCGCGACCGGGCCACGGGGGCTGGCACTAGCCGCCCGCCACGGCCAGGCGTGGGTGACCACCGGTGACCCGAAGCTGTTCGAGAACGGCACCCCCCAGCAGTCGGACCGTGCGCTGCGGCAGCAGGGCGACCGGCTGGCCGACGCCTGTGCCGCGATCGGCCGCGAGGTGGGCGAGCTGGACCGGGTCCTCCTCACCGGCTTCACACCGGAGCGCAGCCGCCCGCTGGAGTCCGTGGACGCGTTCGTGGACTTCGCCGGACGCCACCGCGACCTGGGCTTCACCGAGCTGGTCGTCCACTGGCCGATCCCGGACTCGGACTTCGCCGCGGACGAGAAGGTTTTCGAGCGGATCGCGATGGAGGCACTGGCCCAGCTGAAGGAATGA
- a CDS encoding HAD-IIB family hydrolase has protein sequence MRDNDRVTSATRQPEPPAAATRPRLIATDLDGTLLRDDKSVSPRTVAALAAAEKAGIEVFFVTGRPARWMDVVSAHVHGHGLAICGNGAAVVDLHGGPGRHRFVKVRELAQENALDAVRLLREAAPGTVFAVEQTYGFHQEPAYPKLHMEVPDDLLPAEEILAPGGRAATEPVLKILAFHPELDPDGFLTLARLAIGDRANVTRSSPSALLEISGPDVSKASTLALCCAERGISHEEVVAFGDMPNDVEMLTWAGRSYAMGNAHPDVIAAASGRTVANNEDGVAVVIERMLADLT, from the coding sequence ATGCGTGACAATGACCGGGTGACCTCAGCGACCCGACAGCCCGAGCCCCCGGCCGCCGCCACCCGCCCGCGACTCATCGCCACCGACCTCGACGGCACCCTGCTGCGCGACGACAAGTCGGTCTCCCCGCGTACGGTCGCCGCGCTGGCCGCCGCGGAGAAGGCAGGCATCGAGGTCTTCTTCGTCACCGGACGCCCCGCCCGCTGGATGGACGTCGTCAGCGCCCACGTCCACGGGCACGGCCTCGCCATCTGCGGAAACGGCGCCGCCGTGGTCGACCTGCACGGCGGCCCCGGCAGGCACAGGTTCGTGAAGGTCCGCGAGCTGGCGCAGGAGAACGCGCTGGACGCCGTGCGGCTGCTGCGGGAGGCGGCGCCCGGCACGGTGTTCGCGGTCGAGCAGACGTACGGCTTCCACCAGGAGCCGGCGTACCCGAAGCTGCACATGGAGGTCCCCGACGACCTTCTGCCCGCAGAGGAGATCCTGGCGCCGGGCGGGCGCGCCGCCACCGAGCCCGTCCTCAAGATCCTCGCCTTCCATCCGGAGCTCGACCCCGACGGCTTCCTCACGCTGGCCCGCCTCGCCATCGGCGACCGCGCCAACGTCACCCGGTCCAGCCCCAGCGCGCTGCTGGAGATCAGCGGCCCCGACGTCTCCAAGGCCAGCACGCTCGCCCTGTGCTGCGCCGAGCGCGGCATCTCGCACGAGGAGGTCGTGGCCTTCGGCGACATGCCGAACGACGTCGAGATGCTCACCTGGGCGGGCCGGTCGTACGCGATGGGCAACGCCCACCCGGACGTGATCGCCGCCGCCTCGGGGCGGACGGTCGCCAACAACGAGGACGGGGTGGCGGTCGTGATCGAGCGGATGCTGGCGGACCTGACCTGA
- a CDS encoding M23 family metallopeptidase — protein MRSSRRRSLLVPVLLCALALLAARPTDGMDGDTGPGAGLGPQVARLYEDAAKATRQYEDGRREAEAQRSKALEYERRLDGQRQKIDAMHEDLGRIARAQYRDGGGLPLTARMLLADDPEELMRGQRAVSRANLAVDRAIGKNLRAEARLADQEAGARAAWQALEKRNADLAKLKKEIESKLEVVRSRLEGQADSSVAAGACPGAVRLDQPDVLSGPAWVAPVEAYELSASFGSGGSRWAHRHTGQDFAVPVGTPVRSVGTGRVLKVSCGGAFGIQVVIEHAGGYYTQYAHLAAVAVDQGDRVDAGQWIGQSGSTGNSTGPHLHFEVRVTPDMGSALDPVPWLSQRGVPL, from the coding sequence ATGCGCTCATCCCGCCGACGTTCGCTGCTGGTTCCGGTGCTGCTGTGCGCACTCGCCCTGCTCGCGGCCCGCCCCACCGACGGCATGGACGGGGACACCGGGCCCGGGGCCGGTCTCGGCCCGCAGGTGGCGCGGCTGTACGAGGACGCGGCGAAGGCCACCCGGCAGTACGAGGACGGGCGGCGAGAGGCCGAGGCGCAACGGTCGAAGGCCCTGGAGTACGAGCGCCGGCTCGACGGGCAACGGCAGAAGATCGACGCCATGCACGAGGACCTGGGCCGCATCGCCCGCGCCCAGTACCGCGACGGCGGCGGACTCCCGCTCACCGCGCGGATGCTGCTCGCCGACGACCCCGAGGAGCTGATGCGCGGTCAGCGGGCCGTCTCCCGGGCGAATCTGGCCGTCGACCGGGCGATCGGGAAGAACCTGCGGGCCGAGGCCCGGCTCGCCGACCAGGAGGCCGGGGCGCGGGCGGCCTGGCAGGCGCTGGAGAAGCGCAACGCCGACCTGGCGAAGCTGAAGAAGGAGATCGAGAGCAAGCTGGAGGTGGTGCGGTCCCGGCTGGAGGGGCAGGCGGACTCCTCCGTCGCGGCCGGCGCGTGCCCCGGCGCGGTCCGCCTCGACCAGCCGGACGTGCTCTCCGGTCCGGCCTGGGTGGCCCCGGTCGAGGCCTACGAGCTGTCGGCTTCCTTCGGCAGTGGCGGGTCCCGGTGGGCGCACCGGCACACCGGCCAGGACTTCGCGGTGCCGGTCGGGACACCGGTGCGGTCGGTCGGCACGGGCCGGGTCCTGAAGGTGTCCTGCGGCGGGGCCTTCGGCATCCAGGTCGTCATCGAGCACGCGGGCGGCTACTACACGCAGTACGCCCATCTCGCCGCCGTCGCCGTCGACCAGGGCGACCGGGTCGACGCCGGGCAGTGGATCGGGCAGTCCGGCAGCACCGGCAACTCCACCGGACCCCACCTGCACTTCGAGGTCCGGGTCACCCCGGACATGGGCTCGGCACTGGACCCGGTGCCGTGGCTGTCACAACGCGGGGTACCGCTGTGA
- a CDS encoding sensor histidine kinase: MPPVPPSGSPPPRAEASAELLARVPKLLDAMRSVGSGLELHSTLRRICETAADLAHARYAAIGVVDEDGDGLADFVHHGLDEATVRRVGHLPDGRKGLLGALIRDPEPVRLTDLTRDPRSCGFPEHHPPMRSFLGVPIRVQGEIFGNLYLTDKHAGEPFDDHDLAMVRVLATEAGIAIGNARLHEAAQQRERWIDGSVAVTTALLSGGDTDDALQTVAEQARRLSGAAAGIVLLPADGGGLEIVAVDAPHPTNALGAVIPPENGIVAELLAGRPVFVDDAATDPRLNAGPARSYGPVMLVPLCRDGKVLGSLVMPRARGERPFTRTERALGDRFASQAALALTMAEAQRDRERLAVYEDRDRIARDLHDLVIQRLFATGMMLESAQRRSAVPEVRDGVGGAVDELDVTIQEIRSAIFALQQPAEAPTGLRTRVLREITMAAAPLGFTPSHRFVGPVDTAVGDVTGKNLIAALRETLSNAFRHAHAERIEVVVDATATLRDGRPGVRLTVADDGVGVPEGGRRSGLRNLERRAETVGGASRLGPGIGAGGGGTTVVWEAPH; this comes from the coding sequence ATGCCCCCAGTGCCGCCTTCCGGCTCCCCGCCGCCCCGTGCGGAGGCCTCGGCCGAACTACTGGCCCGGGTGCCGAAACTGCTGGACGCCATGCGGTCCGTCGGCAGCGGACTGGAGCTGCACTCCACACTGCGCCGGATCTGCGAGACGGCCGCCGACCTGGCGCACGCCCGGTACGCGGCCATCGGCGTCGTCGACGAGGACGGCGACGGCCTCGCCGACTTCGTGCACCACGGCCTGGACGAGGCGACGGTACGGCGCGTCGGCCACCTCCCGGACGGCCGCAAGGGACTGCTCGGCGCGCTCATCCGCGATCCCGAGCCGGTCCGGCTGACCGACCTGACCCGGGACCCGCGCTCGTGCGGCTTTCCCGAGCACCATCCGCCGATGCGCAGTTTCCTGGGCGTCCCCATCCGTGTGCAGGGCGAGATCTTCGGCAACCTCTACCTGACCGACAAGCACGCGGGTGAGCCCTTCGACGACCACGATCTCGCCATGGTCCGGGTCCTGGCCACGGAGGCCGGTATCGCCATCGGCAACGCGCGACTGCACGAGGCCGCGCAGCAGCGGGAGCGGTGGATCGACGGATCGGTCGCCGTCACCACCGCCCTGCTGTCCGGCGGCGACACGGACGACGCCCTGCAGACCGTCGCCGAGCAGGCCCGTCGCCTCTCCGGCGCGGCCGCCGGGATCGTGCTGCTGCCGGCCGACGGGGGCGGCCTGGAGATCGTGGCCGTCGACGCGCCGCATCCCACGAACGCCCTCGGCGCGGTCATCCCACCGGAGAACGGCATCGTGGCGGAACTGCTCGCCGGACGGCCCGTGTTCGTGGACGACGCCGCCACCGACCCCCGCCTGAACGCCGGACCCGCGCGCTCCTACGGCCCGGTCATGCTGGTGCCGCTGTGCCGGGACGGGAAGGTCCTCGGGAGCCTGGTCATGCCGCGCGCCCGGGGGGAGCGCCCGTTCACCCGGACGGAGCGCGCGCTCGGCGACCGGTTCGCCTCGCAGGCCGCACTGGCGCTCACGATGGCCGAGGCGCAGCGCGACCGGGAACGGCTCGCCGTGTACGAGGACCGGGACCGGATCGCCCGGGACCTGCACGACCTCGTCATCCAGCGGCTGTTCGCGACGGGGATGATGCTGGAGAGCGCCCAGCGCAGGTCGGCCGTGCCCGAGGTGCGCGACGGGGTCGGCGGAGCCGTCGACGAACTCGACGTCACCATCCAGGAGATCCGCTCGGCGATCTTCGCGCTCCAGCAGCCGGCCGAGGCGCCCACTGGACTGCGCACCCGCGTACTGCGCGAGATCACCATGGCCGCGGCCCCGCTGGGCTTCACCCCCTCGCACCGTTTCGTCGGCCCGGTCGACACCGCCGTCGGCGACGTGACCGGCAAGAACCTCATCGCCGCGCTGCGCGAAACCCTGTCCAACGCCTTCCGGCACGCCCACGCCGAACGGATCGAGGTGGTCGTGGACGCGACGGCGACCCTGCGGGACGGCCGGCCGGGCGTTCGGCTGACCGTCGCGGACGACGGTGTCGGCGTTCCCGAGGGCGGCCGGCGCAGCGGGCTGCGCAACCTCGAGCGCCGCGCCGAGACCGTGGGCGGCGCCAGTCGGCTCGGGCCGGGCATCGGGGCGGGCGGCGGCGGCACGACGGTGGTGTGGGAGGCGCCGCACTGA
- the cydD gene encoding thiol reductant ABC exporter subunit CydD, which produces MKPIDPRLLRYARATRLFLAAVVALGAVGAGLLVAQAMLIAEVVVGAFQHGTTAAGLRTPLLLLVAVACGRALVGWLTELAAHRASAAVKSELRGRLLERATALGPGWLDGQRTGSLVALATRGVDALDDYFSRYLPQLGLAVVVPVAVLARIVTEDWVSAAIIVGTLPLIPVFMMLIGWATQSRMDRQWRLLSRLSGHFLDVVAGLPTLKVFGRAKAQAESIKRITGEYRQATMRTLRIAFLSSFALELLATLSVALVAVTIGMRLVHGDMALYDGLVVLVLAPEAYLPLRQVGAQYHAAAEGLAAAEDIFTVLERPVPASGTGPVPADNALRFEGLTVRYPGRAAAAVTDVDFTVEPGETVALVGPSGAGKSTLLNALLGFVPPTGGRVRVGGADLASLDVAQWHARVAWVPQHPHLYAGTIAENVRLARPDADDTAVRRALRDAGALEFVDALPEGTATVLGEDGTGLSAGQRQRLALARAFLADRPVLLLDEPTAALDGATEAEVVDAVRRLAQGRTVLLVVHRPALLEVADRVVRLDAPAGLAGAEHTSGSPVVAQDVPRTAAPGPVDEPATASAEPAAKARGGVLSRVRAMSGARRGRLGLALLLSSLALGSAVGLMATSGYLISRASEQPPVLYLMVAVTATRAFGIGRAVFRYAERLVSHDAVLRMLADTRVAVYRRLERLAPAGLRHSRRGDLLSRLVADVDALQDYWLRWLLPAGSALVVSAASVGFTAWLLPEAGVVLAVGLLAAGVGVPLLTAAVARRAERRLAPARGVLATRVTELLTGTAELTVAGALPGRAAGARRADGTLTRIASRAATATALGDGLTALVSGLTVAGAALVGVQAVTDGRLAGVAVAVVVLTPLAAFEAVLGLPLAVQYRQRVRRSAERVYEVLDAPDPVREPELPRQAPASPFPVVIEGLAARYPGQDRDALAGVDLTLAQGRRVAVVGPSGSGKTTLAQVLLRFLDSAAGSYTLAGVDAYALAGDDVRRLVGLCAQDAHLFDSSVRENLLLARKDATEAELRDALARARLLEWADSLPDGLDTLVGEHGARLSGGQRQRLALARALLADFPVLVLDEPAEHLDLPTADALTADLLAATEGRTSLLITHRLAGLRAVDEVIVLDRGRVVQRGTYAELAAVPGPLREMAGREAAAELLVGAV; this is translated from the coding sequence GTGAAACCCATCGATCCACGTCTTCTGCGGTACGCCCGCGCCACCAGGCTCTTCCTGGCGGCGGTCGTCGCCCTGGGCGCCGTCGGGGCCGGACTGCTCGTCGCCCAGGCCATGCTCATCGCCGAGGTGGTGGTCGGCGCCTTCCAGCACGGCACGACGGCCGCCGGACTCCGCACCCCGCTGCTGCTGTTGGTGGCCGTCGCCTGTGGCCGGGCGCTGGTCGGCTGGCTCACCGAACTGGCCGCGCACCGCGCGAGCGCGGCGGTCAAGTCGGAGCTGCGGGGCCGACTGCTGGAACGGGCGACCGCGCTCGGTCCCGGCTGGCTGGACGGACAGCGGACCGGCTCCCTGGTCGCCCTCGCCACCCGGGGCGTCGACGCCCTCGACGACTACTTCTCGCGCTATCTGCCGCAACTGGGCCTCGCGGTCGTCGTGCCCGTGGCGGTGCTGGCCCGCATCGTGACCGAGGACTGGGTCTCGGCGGCCATCATCGTCGGCACCCTGCCCCTCATTCCGGTCTTCATGATGCTGATCGGCTGGGCCACCCAGTCCCGGATGGACCGCCAGTGGCGGCTGCTGTCGCGGCTGTCGGGACACTTCCTGGACGTGGTCGCGGGGCTGCCCACGCTGAAGGTCTTCGGCCGGGCCAAGGCACAGGCCGAGTCGATCAAGCGCATCACCGGCGAGTACCGCCAGGCGACCATGCGGACGCTGCGGATCGCCTTCCTGTCGTCCTTCGCCCTGGAACTGCTTGCCACGCTGTCCGTCGCGCTCGTCGCCGTCACCATCGGCATGCGCCTGGTCCACGGGGACATGGCGTTGTACGACGGCCTGGTCGTGCTCGTCCTCGCGCCGGAGGCCTATCTGCCGCTGCGGCAGGTGGGGGCGCAGTACCACGCGGCGGCCGAGGGCCTCGCCGCCGCCGAGGACATCTTCACGGTGCTGGAGCGTCCGGTACCGGCCTCGGGGACCGGTCCGGTTCCGGCGGACAATGCGCTGCGTTTCGAGGGCCTGACGGTCCGCTATCCCGGACGTGCCGCGGCGGCCGTCACGGACGTGGACTTCACCGTCGAGCCCGGGGAGACGGTCGCGCTCGTCGGTCCCAGCGGTGCGGGCAAGTCGACGCTCCTGAACGCCCTGCTCGGCTTCGTTCCCCCGACCGGTGGGCGGGTCCGGGTCGGGGGAGCCGACCTCGCCTCGCTCGATGTCGCGCAGTGGCACGCCCGCGTCGCCTGGGTGCCCCAGCACCCGCACCTGTACGCAGGCACCATCGCGGAGAACGTCCGGCTGGCCCGGCCCGACGCCGACGACACCGCGGTACGCCGGGCCCTGCGGGACGCGGGCGCCCTGGAGTTCGTGGACGCGCTGCCCGAGGGCACGGCGACCGTCCTCGGGGAGGACGGAACCGGCCTGTCCGCGGGGCAGCGGCAGCGGCTGGCGCTGGCCCGGGCGTTTCTCGCGGACCGGCCGGTGCTGCTGCTCGACGAGCCGACGGCGGCCCTGGACGGGGCCACCGAGGCGGAGGTCGTGGACGCCGTCCGCAGACTGGCGCAGGGACGTACGGTCCTGCTGGTGGTGCACCGTCCGGCGCTGCTGGAGGTCGCCGACCGGGTGGTGCGGCTGGACGCGCCGGCGGGCCTCGCCGGGGCCGAGCACACCAGCGGGTCGCCGGTCGTCGCCCAGGACGTCCCGCGCACCGCCGCTCCGGGCCCCGTCGACGAGCCCGCCACCGCGTCCGCCGAGCCCGCCGCGAAGGCGCGGGGAGGCGTGCTGTCCCGGGTCCGCGCCATGTCCGGCGCCCGGCGTGGGCGGCTCGGCCTCGCGCTGCTGCTCAGCAGTCTGGCGCTGGGCAGCGCCGTCGGCCTGATGGCGACCTCCGGGTACCTCATCTCGCGGGCCTCCGAGCAGCCGCCGGTGCTGTATCTGATGGTGGCCGTGACGGCGACGCGGGCCTTCGGCATCGGGCGGGCCGTGTTCCGCTACGCGGAGCGGCTGGTGTCGCACGACGCCGTGCTGCGGATGCTCGCCGACACGCGGGTCGCCGTGTACCGGCGGCTGGAGCGGCTGGCCCCGGCCGGGCTGCGGCACAGCCGCCGGGGCGACCTGCTGTCCCGGCTCGTCGCCGACGTCGACGCCTTGCAGGACTACTGGCTGCGCTGGCTGCTGCCCGCCGGAAGCGCACTGGTCGTCTCCGCCGCCTCGGTCGGGTTCACGGCCTGGCTGCTGCCGGAGGCGGGCGTCGTGCTCGCGGTCGGCCTGCTCGCGGCCGGTGTCGGCGTTCCGCTGCTCACCGCGGCCGTGGCACGGCGCGCGGAGCGCCGGCTGGCCCCCGCCAGGGGTGTGCTCGCCACCCGGGTGACGGAGCTGCTCACCGGTACCGCCGAGCTGACCGTCGCCGGTGCCCTGCCCGGTCGTGCCGCCGGGGCCCGGCGGGCCGACGGCACTCTCACCCGGATCGCCTCGCGCGCCGCCACGGCCACCGCGCTGGGCGACGGGCTCACCGCGCTGGTCTCCGGCCTGACCGTCGCGGGCGCCGCCCTCGTCGGAGTTCAGGCGGTCACCGACGGCCGACTCGCCGGCGTGGCCGTGGCCGTCGTCGTCCTGACCCCGCTGGCCGCCTTCGAGGCCGTCCTCGGACTGCCGCTCGCCGTGCAGTACCGCCAGCGTGTGCGCAGGAGTGCCGAGCGCGTGTACGAGGTGCTCGACGCGCCGGATCCGGTACGGGAGCCGGAGCTGCCCAGGCAGGCGCCCGCCTCGCCGTTCCCGGTGGTCATCGAAGGGCTGGCCGCGCGGTACCCCGGGCAGGACAGGGACGCGCTGGCGGGGGTCGACCTGACCCTGGCGCAGGGGCGCCGCGTCGCCGTGGTCGGACCCTCCGGGTCCGGCAAGACCACCCTCGCCCAGGTGCTGCTGCGCTTCCTCGACTCGGCGGCGGGCTCCTACACGCTGGCCGGTGTCGACGCCTACGCCCTGGCCGGCGACGACGTACGGCGCCTCGTCGGGCTGTGCGCCCAGGACGCGCACCTCTTCGACAGCTCGGTCCGCGAGAACCTGCTGCTGGCCAGGAAGGACGCCACCGAGGCCGAGCTGCGCGACGCGCTGGCCCGGGCCCGGCTGCTGGAGTGGGCCGACAGCCTGCCCGACGGTCTGGACACGCTGGTCGGCGAGCACGGGGCCCGGTTGTCCGGTGGCCAGCGCCAACGGCTCGCCCTGGCCCGGGCGCTGCTCGCCGACTTCCCCGTCCTCGTGCTCGACGAGCCGGCCGAGCACCTCGACCTGCCGACGGCCGACGCGCTCACCGCCGACCTGCTGGCCGCCACCGAGGGCCGTACGAGCCTGCTGATCACGCACCGGCTGGCGGGACTGCGGGCCGTGGACGAGGTGATCGTCCTGGACCGGGGCCGGGTCGTGCAGCGCGGTACGTACGCGGAGCTGGCGGCGGTGCCGGGGCCGCTGCGGGAGATGGCCGGGCGGGAGGCGGCGGCGGAACTGCTGGTGGGAGCGGTGTGA